A single region of the Phalacrocorax aristotelis chromosome 17, bGulAri2.1, whole genome shotgun sequence genome encodes:
- the CNTRL gene encoding centriolin isoform X3: MKKGSVRKALCRKTQMSASRTPSPMSPVSSSTRSPSPLSRQTSPSPCKSTEGRHQQLDITAENIEAAFKYKFHKGENGVSPGVRYITEPLIKGLSKQENLACISSLNLSSPKDGDKKFKYIENLEKCFKLETLNLSNNQIEKIEKLDKLMKLRELNLSCNKISKIEGIEHMQNLQKLNLSGNEIEHIPVWVGKKLRSLRILNLKQNKVSSLHDIAKLKPLQDLTYLFLADNPVVSLPHYRLYTIFHLRALENLDGWPVTNHDRQEALERFNLEEIEKLERELENTVKEMENLKLHQSKVLEQLHRQDEVNKSLKEKTLRQKQSYEDLQRDLDTKNELLKQKTMELTRACQKQYELEQELAFYKIDAKFEPLNYFPSEDVELDNIPGESPYIGKARYKRNMFIREGYIANKAQQMEIGKMQLDEGDFYRKPQLKLQLQTLDELLEGKEKKIHSAQRRLEELQNAVGNAEQQVLKVTGELQQLEDALAQKKISQANKEGLEQQLSEKIEILHRLHRGALELEKQMEKQKREIGTKQKELEDLQSSVASVDPEDPRHAHMKAQKASKEQQFDVMNKHYKQLEGRLDEMLSRIVKETEEIKDLEQQLTDGQIATNEALKRDLESIIIGLQEYLEGVKRQAKQANDECKELQKDKESLLQRLADLEEERNNLEIVAMDAENMRKEITMLESALQEQREINESLRDAQGDISAYEAELEAQLRDRDAEANQQKEELERLKQLSQMELSALQAELEKEKQALENALTKAQLAEEKELQNYKLLSQFKQLQGDNNHLKQQLKDLQNQLNHVVGNLIHPEEVLARINELKQKLQTGDGEIKCQNSADALGKSLANLQEEFNAILADAQREKEKAWARQRQLQEEVVYQQEKLEEVQEKYRQVKSENRQNKNKVRQLENEIQHLHEKIKSMEEIQGLADQQLQEADEEKENILAQLEDLEKRKKIEDARAQMQFVSLDKELKELKRAIITSDKLAATELSIAKNQLKALHGTVLRINQERAEEIEEAEEFCAEAARAARDLARAEAEIELLQQLLKEKEEQHEMEKAGEKADASSSQKLEIDKLNEAMEQQKAEIDRLRWLLNNIGTGNKDEIDNLQDEIAALRNVLSYQNDYITSIADPLKRRGYWYYMPSSQASTPASRSTKDSGVCLLCYGTSTPRRGYGQDRQCRKEGLPNQGGCWVYSPVRNRSYKTNSGKDKRAKEDSEGHEETHVPKDAPFVPPPGTVIYTVLPDGAPVPQGTVVYGPPPAAASGGSVAPGSVIYGPPPVGAQVVYGPLPPNFTVPLIPVGVLHCNVPEHHDLESEVSRLEDTVYYLKSRKYKDKWSEAAQHKCKKEVEKLHQNIEELLHEREELEHEVAELQRAAQHNKRKDFIEGYTDNLIAELQLEKSLKHHEDIADEIECIEKTLLKRRAELREADRLLTEAEVELDSTRGKTKDIIQKYSHAKQHLSRTETEAEELERRAQEMAIKLVKADQQLRSLQTDTRDLEQHKREQEGVLKEMNKMVAARDSEFQSLNQKIEMLTESLQKLQGDIKVAEGNEEHHLQILREGENLLQGKKTELERLKDEITAQQQELLFLEQQLNQRKEELHVLQDCISQKKGDLKEALRDGETEAQEKLRQIREIKLLLEELDVERKELDVQINEKRAQLSFIRKDIGEEEENLQGILGQISRHKMELKNVLEMLELENNELQGLKLQHDQKVNELEKTQVAILEEKLKLENIQRLFQCQQGEVDWQEQLLEKNRQENEHLVSQMHTLQNNIESLNKEKEKLEDDCQSLEKKLSQTRRGLTAAEDSSRTALANVEKMELDVKNLHQEVDLLNKQKTSLNGEIIVVQRDLQGKKEELETLKGELNASRQQLQLVEQDLKNNTRHQDELLRERATLKEDILQYLRKRKDCQERLKKRENQLQQLQKEIEEKETELAKQEAILHRLKQTSEREGKKLEECTAKVKDQKILLEKELTDQQKKLEQATAKVRLAEENLRKLQKEESRCAALETVRKSKHQLSEKELQQKNREIQSLLKELEASKCEVNSLQDQIAAERRKAEKQIWSLKEAMKKQRMQLERKLQEQKHQNNCLQSDIATAEQAARNNHERAECLIKDLGHIQEDYMDLQSQVQLSGQTQVKTREGLEERQREIQDAAALLKLEVEDEIRTGFKCSSPSSLEPVEDLEASSEVKGILQCESDSFEESGLFAADKRLLSLEEKLNFSKVVLMKDEQWRGEALREKLQHLEDRLKVQLRQCMSKQVEVLIRGKQQTEGTLHSLKRQVDALDDLVSSTSSDSQFLAQSSSLASLHDAVNLTKTQAALTRLGHCRSRPAGIPAGSRALHSCPRGIAP, encoded by the exons ATGAAGAAGGGCTCGGTAAGAAAAGCATTATGTAGAAAAACACAGATGTCAGCTTCTCGGACACCTAGTCCAATGTCTCCTGTCAGTTCAAGTACCAGATCGCCATCTCCTCTTAGCCGACAAACATCTCCATCTCCTTGCAAAAGCACAGAGGGGAGGCACCAACAGCTTGATATTACGGCAGAAAACATAGaagctgcttttaaatacaAGTTCCATAAAG GTGAAAATGGTGTTAGTCCAGGAGTTAGATACATTACTGAACCCCTTATAAAAGGTCTGTCAAAACAGGAAAACTTGGCATGTATAAGCTCACTGAATCTTTCTTCCCCAAAGGATGGGGACAAGAAATTTAAG TACATAGAAAACTTGGAAAAGTGCTTTAAACTAGAGACACTAAATCTGAGTAACAACCAAATAGAGAAGATTGAGAAGTTGGATAAACTGATGAAGTTGCGTGAACTCAATTTGTCTTGCAATAAAATCAG taaaattgaAGGTATAGAACATATGCAGAATCTACAAAAGCTGAACCTCTCAGGGAACGAGATTGAGCATATTCCTGTGTGGGTGGGGAAGAAACTCAGATCCCTGCGCATCCTTAATTTGAAACAGAATAAAGTATCATCA CTCCATGATATAGCTAAACTAAAGCCTCTACAAGATCTGACTTATCTATTCCTTGCTGATAATCCAGTTGTAAGTCTGCCTCACTACCGCTTGTACACCATATTCCACTTGCGAGCACTGGAAAACTTGGATGGATGGCCAGTGACAAATCATGACAGGCAGGAAGCTCTAGAGAGGTTCAATTTAG aagagatAGAAAAATTGGAGAGAGAGTTGGAAAACACAGTGAAGGAGATGGAGAACCTTAAACTTCACCAGTCCAAAGTGCTTGAGCAACTTCACCGTCAAGATGAGGTCAAcaaatcattaaaagaaaagactttGCGACAGAAACAAAGCTATGAGGACCTGCAAAGGGACCTGGACACCAAAAATGAATTG TTAAAGCAGAAGACAATGGAGCTAACCCGAGCCTGCCAGAAGCAGTATGAATTGGAGCAGGAACTGGCATTTTATAAGATTGATGCAAAATTTGAGCCGTTAAATTATTTTCCGTCAGag GATGTTGAACTTGATAACATACCTGGTGAAAGCCCGTACATTGGTAAGGCCAGatataaaagaaatatgtttataaGAGAAGGCTACATTGCTAACAAAGCTCAGCAGATGGAGATTGGAAAAATGCAGCTAGATGAAGGCGACTTTTATAGGAAACCCCAGCTGAAATTGCAGCTCCAAACTCTGGATGAACTGCTAgagggtaaagaaaaaaagattcattcag cACAAAGAAGATTAGAAGAACTGCAAAATGCAGTGGGAAATGCAGAGCAACAGGTTTTGAAAGTAACGGGGGAACTGCAACAACTGGAGGATGCTCTGGCTCAGAAAAAG ATATCACAAGCCAACAAGGAAGGCCTTGAGCAGCAATTGAGCGAAAAGATAGAAATCCTGCATCGGCTCCACAGGGGAGCTTTagaactggaaaaacaaatggagaaacagaaaagagaaataggGACAAAACAGAAAGAGCTTGAAGACTTGCAGAGTTCTGTTGCTTCTGTAGATCCTGAAGATCCAAGACAT GCTCACATGAAAGCTCAAAAAGCAAGTAAAGAGCAGCAGTTTGATGTGATGAACAAGCATTACAAACAGCTCGAGGGTCGCCTGGATGAGATGCTCTCTAGGATTGTTAAGGAGACTGAGGAGATCAAGGACTTGGAGCAACAGCTCACTGATg gTCAAATAGCAACAAACGAAGCACTGAAAAGGGATTTAGAAAGTATTATCATTGGATTACAGGAATATCTCGAGGGTGTTAAGCGTCAGGCAAAACAGGCCAATGATGAATGTAAGGAGTTGCAGAAGGACAAAGAATCTTTGCTACAAAGATTGGCAGatctggaggaagaaaggaacaaCCTGGAAATAGTTGCCATGGATGCAGAAAATATGAGAAAA GAAATCACAATGCTAGAGAGTGCGCTCCAAGAGCAGCGAGAAATAAATGAATCGCTTCGAGATGCACAGGGGGACATCAGTGCCTACGAGGCTGAACTGGAAGCCCAGCTAAGAGACAGAGATGCTGAAGCCAATCAGCAAAAAGAAGAATTGGAAAGACTGAAACAACTTAGCCAG ATGGAACTGTCAGCCCTGCAAGCTgaacttgaaaaagaaaagcaagcgTTAGAGAATGCTCTGACCAAAGCACAACTAGCAGAAGAGAAGGAACTGCAAAATTATAAGCTCCTTTCTCAGTTCAAACAATTGCAG GGAGACAATAATCACCTGAAACAACAGCTTAAAGATCTTCAGAATCAGCTAAACCATGTGGTTGGTAACTTAATTCATCCTGAGGAAGTCTTAGCTCGTATAAATGAACTCAAGCAAAAGCTTCAGACAGGAGATGGAGAGATTAA atgTCAGAATTCAGCCGATGCTTTAGGGAAAAGCCTTGCAAACCTGCAGGAAGAATTCAATGCCATCCTTGCTGATGctcagagggaaaaagagaaagcatggGCTAGACAGAGACAATTGCAGGAAGAAGTGGTATACCAGCAGGAAAAACTGGAAGAAGTACAGGAGAAATATAGACAG GTTAAATCTGAAAACAGGCAGAACAAGAACAAGGTCCGTCAGTTAGAGAATGAAATTCaacatttacatgaaaaaataaagagcatGGAAGAAATTCAGGGCCTTGCTGATCAACAGCTCCAAGAGGCagatgaagagaaagagaatatTCTTGCTCAACTGGAAGATTTAGAGAAAAGG aaaaaaatagaagatgCCAGGGCACAAATGCAATTTGTCAGTCTAGATAAAGAACTGAAGGAACTGAAGAGAGCAATCATCACTTCAGATAAACTGGCAGCCACAGAGCTCTCCATTGCCAAAAATCAGCTAAAAGCTCTTCATGGGACTGTTCTCAGAATTAATCAGGAGCGAGCTGAG GAGATTGAGGAAGCTGAAGAGTTCTGTGCTGAGGCAGCTCGTGCGGCTCGGGATCTTGCtagagcagaagcagaaatagaATTATTACAACAGCTCCTcaaggagaaggaagaacaa CATGAAATGGAGAAAGCTGGTGAGAAGGCTGATGCGTCAAGCTCTCAGAAGTTGGAAATTGATAAATTAAATGAAGCTATGGagcaacaaaaagcagaaattgaCCGTTTAAGATGGTTGCTGAATAACATCGGGACAG GTAACAAAGATGAAATTGACAACTTACAAGATGAAATTGCAGCACTCAGAAACGTGCTTTCATACCAGAATGATTACATCACCAGTATAGCAGATCCATTGAAAAGAAGGGGATACTGGTATTACATGCCATCATCTCAG gctTCAACTCCTGCTTCCCGCAGCACAAAAGATTCTGGCGTTTGTTTACTCTGTTACGGCACATCCACACCCAGACGAGGGTATGGGCAGGACAGGCAGTGCAGGAAGGAAGGCTTGCCCAATCAAGGAGGATGTTGGGTTTATTCACCAGTCAGAAATAGGTCGTACAAAACAAATTCTGGTAAAG acaaaagagcaaaagaagaTAGTGAAGGACATGAAGAAACGCATGTTCCCAAAGATGCTCCTTTTGTACCACCACCTGGTACAGTTATTTACACAGTCCTTCCAGATGGTGCCCCTGTACCTCAGGGAACTGTGGTTTATGGCCCTCCTCCTGCGGCAGCAAGTGGAGGTTCAGTTGCTCCTGGATCTGTTATCTATGGCCCACCTCCTGTGGGAGCCCAGGTTGTTTATGGCCCTCTTCCTCCAAACTTCACCGTCCCACTCATTCCTGTTGGAGTGCTTCACTGCAATGTGCCTGAACATCATGATTTG GAGAGTGAAGTCTCAAGGCTAGAAGACACCGTGTATTACTTAAAGTCTCGGAAATATAAAGATAAATGGTCAGAGGCAGCTCAgcataaatgcaaaaaagagGTGGAAAAATTGCATCAAAACATTGAAGAACTTCTGCATGAAAGAGAAGAGCTGGAACATGAAGTAGCAGAGCTACAAAGAGCAGCTCAACATAACAAACGCAA GGACTTTATTGAAGGGTATACTGACAACCTTATTGCAGAACTGCAGTTAGAAAAGTCTCTTAAACATCATGAAGATATTGCAGATGAAATTGAATGTATAGAGAAGACTCTTCTGAAACGACGAGCAGAGCTTAGAGAGGCAGATAGGCTACTTACAGAAGCTGAAGTGGAACTTGACAGCACACGAGGGAAA ACTAAAGACATTATTCAAAAGTACAGTCATGCCAAACAGCATTTGTCCCGTACtgaaactgaggcagaggagCTAGAGCGAAGGGCTCAGGAAATGGCCATTAAACTTGTGAAGGCAGATCAGCAATTAAG GTCATTACAGACAGATACAAGGGATTTAGAACAGCATAAGAGGGAACAAGAAGGTGTTTTGAAGGAAATGAACAAAATGGTGGCTGCAAGGGACTCTGAGTTCCAGTCGCTAAACCAGAAGATAGAAATGCTAACtgaaag TCTTCAGAAGCTTCAAGGAGATATCAAAGTTGCAGAAGGCAATGAAGAACATCACCTCCAAATCCTCAGAGAAGGAGAGAACCTTCTTCAAGGCAAGAAAACCGAACTGGAAAGATTAAAAGATGAG atcactgctcagcaacaagaGCTCTTGTTTCTGGAGCAACAGttaaatcaaagaaaagaagagctCCATGTCCTTCAAGACTGTATTTCTCAAAAGAAAGGTGACCTCAAAGAAGCTCTTCGAGATGGAGAGACTGAAGCACAAGAAAAACTACGCCAAATAAGA GAAATAAAACTACTTCTGGAAGAGCTTGATGTTGAGAGGAAAGAACTGGATGTCCAGATTAACGAGAAAAGAGCGCAGCTTTCATTCATACGGAAGGATattggagaagaggaagaaaatcttcAAGGAATACTTGGGCAAATCAGCAGGCACAAGATGG AACTGAAAAATGTTCTGGAAATGCTGGAGCTTGAAAATAATGAACTTCAAGGTTTGAAACTACAACATGACCAAAAGGTCAATGAGCTAGAAAAGACTCAGGTTGCAATTCTAGAA GAGAAGTTAAAATTGGAGAATATTCAGCGATTATTTCAGTGTCAGCAAGGGGAAGTGGATTGGCAGGAACAACTGCTTGAGAAAAACCGTCAGGAAAATGAACATCTGGTTTCTCAAATGCACACTCTGCAGAATAATATTGAGTCtttgaataaagaaaaggaaaagcttgaaGATGACTGTCAGAGTCTGGAGAAGAAGTTGTCACAAACCAGAAG AGGCTTAACTGCTGCTGaagacagcagcagaactgcaCTGGCCAACGTAGAAAAAATGGAACTGGACGTTAAAAACCTGCATCAGGAGGTAGATCtactgaacaaacaaaaaacctcactgAATGGGGAGATTATTGTTGTACAGAGGGATCTTCAAG ggaaaaaggaagaactaGAAACACTGAAAGGAGAATTAAATGCTTCCAGGCAACAGCTTCAACTGGTGGAACAG gatttgaaaaataatacaagGCATCAGGATGAGTTGCTTAGAGAACGGGCAACCCTGAAAGAAGATATCCTACAGTATTTAAGGAAACGGAAGGATTGCCAAGAGAGACTGAAAAAGAGGGAGAACCAATtgcagcagctccagaaagAGAttgaagagaaggaaacagaactAGCCAAGCAAGAAGCG ATTCTTCATCGCCTCAAGCAAACTTCAGAGCGCGAAGGAAAAAAACTGGAAGAATGTACTGCTAAAGTGAAAGATCAGAAAATACTATTGGAAAAGGAACTAACAGATCAACAGAAGAAACTGGAGCAGGCAACAGCGAAAGTAAGGCTGGCGGAAGAAAACCTCAGGAAGCTGCAAAAGGAGGAGTCGCGATGTGCAGCACTTGAAACTGtcagaaaaagca AACATCAGCTCTCAGAAAAAGaattacaacaaaaaaatagagaaatacaGTCTCTTCTAAAAGAACTGGAAGCCTCCAAGTGTGAGGTAAACAGTCTCCAGGATCAGatagcagcagagaggagaaaagcagaaaaacaaatctggaGTCTGAAAGAAGCgatgaaaaagcaaaggatgcagctggaaagaaaactgcag GAACAAAAGCACCAAAATAACTGTTTGCAGAGCGATATAGCGACTGCTGAACAAGCAGCACGCAACAACCATGAACGAGCCGAGTGCCTTATTAAGGACCTTGGCCATATCCAAGAGGACTACATGGATCTCCAGAGCCAGGTACAGCTGAGCGGCCAAACACAG